The proteins below come from a single Vicugna pacos chromosome 13, VicPac4, whole genome shotgun sequence genomic window:
- the MIER1 gene encoding mesoderm induction early response protein 1 isoform X3, whose translation MFMFNWFTDCLWTLFLSNYQPSVESSSPGGSATSDDHEFDPSADMLVHDFDDERTLEEEEMMEGETNFSSEIEDLAREGDMPIHELLSLYGYDSTNPLPEEDEEEEEEEEEGEDDEDADNDDNSGCSGENKEENIKDSSGQEDETQSSNEDPSQSVASQDAQEIIRPRRCKYFDTNSEIEEESEEDEDYIPSEDWKKEIMVGSMFQAEIPVGICRYKENEKVYENDDQLLWDPEYLPEDKVIIFLKDASRRTGDEKGVEAIPEGSHIKDNEQALYELVKCNFDTEEALRRLRFNVKAAREELSVWTEEECRNFEQGLKAYGKDFHLIQANKVRTRSVGECVAFYYMWKKSERYDFFAQQTRFGKKKYNLHPGVTDYMDRLLDESESAASSRAPSPPPTASNSSNSQSEKEDGAVSNSNQNGVSSNGPGEIVNKEEVKVEGLHINGPTGGNKKPLHTDMDTNGYETDNLTTDPKLAHMTARNENDFDEKSERPAKRRRVNSNGKESPGIPQMLLPIHFQPSKSQCLFKINLLWSCF comes from the exons GAGGTTCAGCAACATCAGATGACCATGAATTTGATCCATCAGCTGACATGCTGGTTCATGATTTTGATGATGAACGAACattagaagaggaagaaatgatGGAAGGAGAAACAAACTTCAGTTCTGAAATAGAGGATCTTGCAAGG GAAGGCGACATGCCAATTCATGAACTTCTCAGTCTTTATGGTTATGATAGTACTAATCCACTACCTgaagaagatgaggaggaggaggaggaggaggaagaaggtgaAGATGATGAAGATGCTGATAATGATGATAACAGTGGTTGCAGTGGGGAAAATAAA gaagagaatataaaAGATTCCTCAGGTCAAGAGGATGAAACTCAGTCTTCCAATGAGGATCCGTCACAATCTGTTGCTTCTCAAGATGCCCAGGAAATAATCCGTCCACGTCGCTGTAAATATTTTGATACAA ATAGTGAAATAGAAGAAGAATCTGAAGAAGATGAAGATTATATACCATCAGAAGACTGGAAAAAG gagaTAATGGTGGGCTCCATGTTTCAAGCAGAGATTCCAGTTGGCATTTGTagatacaaagaaaatgaaaaag TATATGAAAATGATGATCAGCTCCTGTGGGACCCTGAGTACTTACCAGAAGACAAAGTGATTATATTTCTTAAGGATGCATCTAGAAGGACAGGCGATGAGAAAGGTGTAGAAGCAATTCCTGAAGGATCTCACATAAAAGACAATGAACAG GCATTATATGAATTAGTTAAGTGCAATTTTGATACAGAAGAAGCATTGAGAAGATTAAGATTTAATGTAAAAGCAGCTAGAG AGGAATTATCTGTCTGGACAGAGGAAGAGTGTAGAAATTTCGAACAAGGGCTGAAGGCCTATGGAAAGGACTTTCATTTGATTCAGGCTAATAAA GTTCGAACAAGGTCAGTTGGGGAATGTGTAGCATTCTATTATATGTGGAAAAAATCTGAACGTTACGACTTCTTTGCTCAGCAAACTCgatttggaaaaaagaaatataatcttCATCCTGGTGTAAC GGATTACATGGACCGGCTTCTAGATGAAAGTGAAAGTGCCGCTTCTAGCCGAGCGCCGTCCCCTCCCCCAACCGCCTCAAACAGCAGTAACAGCCAGTCTGAGAAGGAAGACGGAGCCGTGagcaacagcaatcagaatg GAGTGTCATCTAACGGACCAggtgaaatagtaaacaaagaagAAGTGAAAGTTGAAGGGTTACACATTAACGGACCAACAGGTGGAAATAAGAAACCACTTCACACAGATATGGATACTAATggttatgaaacagataaccttACCACTGACCCAAAACTTGCCCATATGACTGCAAGAAATGAAAACGATTTTGATGAAAAAAGTGAGAGACCTGCCAAAAGGCGAAGGGTCAACAGCAATGGAAAAGAAAGTCCAG GCATACCCCAGATGCTTCTACCGATTCATTTTCAGCCATCAAAGAGccaatgcctttttaaaataaatcttctgTGGTCTTGTTTTTAA
- the MIER1 gene encoding mesoderm induction early response protein 1 isoform X2, with amino-acid sequence MGLLQAVAPAAKVAAAAAAAAPSVESSSPGGSATSDDHEFDPSADMLVHDFDDERTLEEEEMMEGETNFSSEIEDLAREGDMPIHELLSLYGYDSTNPLPEEDEEEEEEEEEGEDDEDADNDDNSGCSGENKEENIKDSSGQEDETQSSNEDPSQSVASQDAQEIIRPRRCKYFDTNSEIEEESEEDEDYIPSEDWKKEIMVGSMFQAEIPVGICRYKENEKVYENDDQLLWDPEYLPEDKVIIFLKDASRRTGDEKGVEAIPEGSHIKDNEQALYELVKCNFDTEEALRRLRFNVKAAREELSVWTEEECRNFEQGLKAYGKDFHLIQANKVRTRSVGECVAFYYMWKKSERYDFFAQQTRFGKKKYNLHPGVTDYMDRLLDESESAASSRAPSPPPTASNSSNSQSEKEDGAVSNSNQNGVSSNGPGEIVNKEEVKVEGLHINGPTGGNKKPLHTDMDTNGYETDNLTTDPKLAHMTARNENDFDEKSERPAKRRRVNSNGKESPGIPQMLLPIHFQPSKSQCLFKINLLWSCF; translated from the exons GAGGTTCAGCAACATCAGATGACCATGAATTTGATCCATCAGCTGACATGCTGGTTCATGATTTTGATGATGAACGAACattagaagaggaagaaatgatGGAAGGAGAAACAAACTTCAGTTCTGAAATAGAGGATCTTGCAAGG GAAGGCGACATGCCAATTCATGAACTTCTCAGTCTTTATGGTTATGATAGTACTAATCCACTACCTgaagaagatgaggaggaggaggaggaggaggaagaaggtgaAGATGATGAAGATGCTGATAATGATGATAACAGTGGTTGCAGTGGGGAAAATAAA gaagagaatataaaAGATTCCTCAGGTCAAGAGGATGAAACTCAGTCTTCCAATGAGGATCCGTCACAATCTGTTGCTTCTCAAGATGCCCAGGAAATAATCCGTCCACGTCGCTGTAAATATTTTGATACAA ATAGTGAAATAGAAGAAGAATCTGAAGAAGATGAAGATTATATACCATCAGAAGACTGGAAAAAG gagaTAATGGTGGGCTCCATGTTTCAAGCAGAGATTCCAGTTGGCATTTGTagatacaaagaaaatgaaaaag TATATGAAAATGATGATCAGCTCCTGTGGGACCCTGAGTACTTACCAGAAGACAAAGTGATTATATTTCTTAAGGATGCATCTAGAAGGACAGGCGATGAGAAAGGTGTAGAAGCAATTCCTGAAGGATCTCACATAAAAGACAATGAACAG GCATTATATGAATTAGTTAAGTGCAATTTTGATACAGAAGAAGCATTGAGAAGATTAAGATTTAATGTAAAAGCAGCTAGAG AGGAATTATCTGTCTGGACAGAGGAAGAGTGTAGAAATTTCGAACAAGGGCTGAAGGCCTATGGAAAGGACTTTCATTTGATTCAGGCTAATAAA GTTCGAACAAGGTCAGTTGGGGAATGTGTAGCATTCTATTATATGTGGAAAAAATCTGAACGTTACGACTTCTTTGCTCAGCAAACTCgatttggaaaaaagaaatataatcttCATCCTGGTGTAAC GGATTACATGGACCGGCTTCTAGATGAAAGTGAAAGTGCCGCTTCTAGCCGAGCGCCGTCCCCTCCCCCAACCGCCTCAAACAGCAGTAACAGCCAGTCTGAGAAGGAAGACGGAGCCGTGagcaacagcaatcagaatg GAGTGTCATCTAACGGACCAggtgaaatagtaaacaaagaagAAGTGAAAGTTGAAGGGTTACACATTAACGGACCAACAGGTGGAAATAAGAAACCACTTCACACAGATATGGATACTAATggttatgaaacagataaccttACCACTGACCCAAAACTTGCCCATATGACTGCAAGAAATGAAAACGATTTTGATGAAAAAAGTGAGAGACCTGCCAAAAGGCGAAGGGTCAACAGCAATGGAAAAGAAAGTCCAG GCATACCCCAGATGCTTCTACCGATTCATTTTCAGCCATCAAAGAGccaatgcctttttaaaataaatcttctgTGGTCTTGTTTTTAA
- the MIER1 gene encoding mesoderm induction early response protein 1 isoform X5: MLPSVESSSPGGSATSDDHEFDPSADMLVHDFDDERTLEEEEMMEGETNFSSEIEDLAREGDMPIHELLSLYGYDSTNPLPEEDEEEEEEEEEGEDDEDADNDDNSGCSGENKEENIKDSSGQEDETQSSNEDPSQSVASQDAQEIIRPRRCKYFDTNSEIEEESEEDEDYIPSEDWKKEIMVGSMFQAEIPVGICRYKENEKVYENDDQLLWDPEYLPEDKVIIFLKDASRRTGDEKGVEAIPEGSHIKDNEQALYELVKCNFDTEEALRRLRFNVKAAREELSVWTEEECRNFEQGLKAYGKDFHLIQANKVRTRSVGECVAFYYMWKKSERYDFFAQQTRFGKKKYNLHPGVTDYMDRLLDESESAASSRAPSPPPTASNSSNSQSEKEDGAVSNSNQNGVSSNGPGEIVNKEEVKVEGLHINGPTGGNKKPLHTDMDTNGYETDNLTTDPKLAHMTARNENDFDEKSERPAKRRRVNSNGKESPGIPQMLLPIHFQPSKSQCLFKINLLWSCF, translated from the exons GAGGTTCAGCAACATCAGATGACCATGAATTTGATCCATCAGCTGACATGCTGGTTCATGATTTTGATGATGAACGAACattagaagaggaagaaatgatGGAAGGAGAAACAAACTTCAGTTCTGAAATAGAGGATCTTGCAAGG GAAGGCGACATGCCAATTCATGAACTTCTCAGTCTTTATGGTTATGATAGTACTAATCCACTACCTgaagaagatgaggaggaggaggaggaggaggaagaaggtgaAGATGATGAAGATGCTGATAATGATGATAACAGTGGTTGCAGTGGGGAAAATAAA gaagagaatataaaAGATTCCTCAGGTCAAGAGGATGAAACTCAGTCTTCCAATGAGGATCCGTCACAATCTGTTGCTTCTCAAGATGCCCAGGAAATAATCCGTCCACGTCGCTGTAAATATTTTGATACAA ATAGTGAAATAGAAGAAGAATCTGAAGAAGATGAAGATTATATACCATCAGAAGACTGGAAAAAG gagaTAATGGTGGGCTCCATGTTTCAAGCAGAGATTCCAGTTGGCATTTGTagatacaaagaaaatgaaaaag TATATGAAAATGATGATCAGCTCCTGTGGGACCCTGAGTACTTACCAGAAGACAAAGTGATTATATTTCTTAAGGATGCATCTAGAAGGACAGGCGATGAGAAAGGTGTAGAAGCAATTCCTGAAGGATCTCACATAAAAGACAATGAACAG GCATTATATGAATTAGTTAAGTGCAATTTTGATACAGAAGAAGCATTGAGAAGATTAAGATTTAATGTAAAAGCAGCTAGAG AGGAATTATCTGTCTGGACAGAGGAAGAGTGTAGAAATTTCGAACAAGGGCTGAAGGCCTATGGAAAGGACTTTCATTTGATTCAGGCTAATAAA GTTCGAACAAGGTCAGTTGGGGAATGTGTAGCATTCTATTATATGTGGAAAAAATCTGAACGTTACGACTTCTTTGCTCAGCAAACTCgatttggaaaaaagaaatataatcttCATCCTGGTGTAAC GGATTACATGGACCGGCTTCTAGATGAAAGTGAAAGTGCCGCTTCTAGCCGAGCGCCGTCCCCTCCCCCAACCGCCTCAAACAGCAGTAACAGCCAGTCTGAGAAGGAAGACGGAGCCGTGagcaacagcaatcagaatg GAGTGTCATCTAACGGACCAggtgaaatagtaaacaaagaagAAGTGAAAGTTGAAGGGTTACACATTAACGGACCAACAGGTGGAAATAAGAAACCACTTCACACAGATATGGATACTAATggttatgaaacagataaccttACCACTGACCCAAAACTTGCCCATATGACTGCAAGAAATGAAAACGATTTTGATGAAAAAAGTGAGAGACCTGCCAAAAGGCGAAGGGTCAACAGCAATGGAAAAGAAAGTCCAG GCATACCCCAGATGCTTCTACCGATTCATTTTCAGCCATCAAAGAGccaatgcctttttaaaataaatcttctgTGGTCTTGTTTTTAA
- the MIER1 gene encoding mesoderm induction early response protein 1 isoform X4: MAEPSVESSSPGGSATSDDHEFDPSADMLVHDFDDERTLEEEEMMEGETNFSSEIEDLAREGDMPIHELLSLYGYDSTNPLPEEDEEEEEEEEEGEDDEDADNDDNSGCSGENKEENIKDSSGQEDETQSSNEDPSQSVASQDAQEIIRPRRCKYFDTNSEIEEESEEDEDYIPSEDWKKEIMVGSMFQAEIPVGICRYKENEKVYENDDQLLWDPEYLPEDKVIIFLKDASRRTGDEKGVEAIPEGSHIKDNEQALYELVKCNFDTEEALRRLRFNVKAAREELSVWTEEECRNFEQGLKAYGKDFHLIQANKVRTRSVGECVAFYYMWKKSERYDFFAQQTRFGKKKYNLHPGVTDYMDRLLDESESAASSRAPSPPPTASNSSNSQSEKEDGAVSNSNQNGVSSNGPGEIVNKEEVKVEGLHINGPTGGNKKPLHTDMDTNGYETDNLTTDPKLAHMTARNENDFDEKSERPAKRRRVNSNGKESPGIPQMLLPIHFQPSKSQCLFKINLLWSCF, encoded by the exons GAGGTTCAGCAACATCAGATGACCATGAATTTGATCCATCAGCTGACATGCTGGTTCATGATTTTGATGATGAACGAACattagaagaggaagaaatgatGGAAGGAGAAACAAACTTCAGTTCTGAAATAGAGGATCTTGCAAGG GAAGGCGACATGCCAATTCATGAACTTCTCAGTCTTTATGGTTATGATAGTACTAATCCACTACCTgaagaagatgaggaggaggaggaggaggaggaagaaggtgaAGATGATGAAGATGCTGATAATGATGATAACAGTGGTTGCAGTGGGGAAAATAAA gaagagaatataaaAGATTCCTCAGGTCAAGAGGATGAAACTCAGTCTTCCAATGAGGATCCGTCACAATCTGTTGCTTCTCAAGATGCCCAGGAAATAATCCGTCCACGTCGCTGTAAATATTTTGATACAA ATAGTGAAATAGAAGAAGAATCTGAAGAAGATGAAGATTATATACCATCAGAAGACTGGAAAAAG gagaTAATGGTGGGCTCCATGTTTCAAGCAGAGATTCCAGTTGGCATTTGTagatacaaagaaaatgaaaaag TATATGAAAATGATGATCAGCTCCTGTGGGACCCTGAGTACTTACCAGAAGACAAAGTGATTATATTTCTTAAGGATGCATCTAGAAGGACAGGCGATGAGAAAGGTGTAGAAGCAATTCCTGAAGGATCTCACATAAAAGACAATGAACAG GCATTATATGAATTAGTTAAGTGCAATTTTGATACAGAAGAAGCATTGAGAAGATTAAGATTTAATGTAAAAGCAGCTAGAG AGGAATTATCTGTCTGGACAGAGGAAGAGTGTAGAAATTTCGAACAAGGGCTGAAGGCCTATGGAAAGGACTTTCATTTGATTCAGGCTAATAAA GTTCGAACAAGGTCAGTTGGGGAATGTGTAGCATTCTATTATATGTGGAAAAAATCTGAACGTTACGACTTCTTTGCTCAGCAAACTCgatttggaaaaaagaaatataatcttCATCCTGGTGTAAC GGATTACATGGACCGGCTTCTAGATGAAAGTGAAAGTGCCGCTTCTAGCCGAGCGCCGTCCCCTCCCCCAACCGCCTCAAACAGCAGTAACAGCCAGTCTGAGAAGGAAGACGGAGCCGTGagcaacagcaatcagaatg GAGTGTCATCTAACGGACCAggtgaaatagtaaacaaagaagAAGTGAAAGTTGAAGGGTTACACATTAACGGACCAACAGGTGGAAATAAGAAACCACTTCACACAGATATGGATACTAATggttatgaaacagataaccttACCACTGACCCAAAACTTGCCCATATGACTGCAAGAAATGAAAACGATTTTGATGAAAAAAGTGAGAGACCTGCCAAAAGGCGAAGGGTCAACAGCAATGGAAAAGAAAGTCCAG GCATACCCCAGATGCTTCTACCGATTCATTTTCAGCCATCAAAGAGccaatgcctttttaaaataaatcttctgTGGTCTTGTTTTTAA